Proteins from a single region of Desulfovibrio sp. Huiquan2017:
- the moaC gene encoding cyclic pyranopterin monophosphate synthase MoaC produces MADGFSHMDRDGNARMVDVSAKNDTTRTAIVRGLVRLSSETLRLLKADALPKGDVLTTAKIAGIQAAKRTSDLIPMCHPLPISYIDVRFTVHDEDSTIELECEVRTAYKTGVEMEALIGCQAAAATIYDMCKAVQKDIVIDNCRLIFKSGGKSGTFRGE; encoded by the coding sequence ATGGCAGACGGATTTTCGCACATGGACCGTGACGGCAATGCCCGCATGGTGGACGTTTCCGCCAAGAACGACACGACCCGCACGGCTATTGTCCGGGGGCTGGTTCGCCTTTCCTCGGAAACCTTGCGTCTGCTCAAGGCGGACGCCCTGCCCAAGGGAGACGTGTTGACCACGGCCAAGATAGCGGGCATCCAGGCGGCCAAACGGACCAGTGATCTGATCCCCATGTGCCATCCCCTGCCCATCAGCTACATCGACGTGCGATTCACCGTGCATGACGAGGATTCGACCATCGAGCTGGAATGCGAGGTTCGGACAGCCTACAAGACCGGTGTCGAGATGGAAGCCTTGATCGGCTGCCAGGCGGCGGCCGCGACTATCTACGACATGTGCAAGGCGGTCCAGAAGGATATCGTCATCGACAATTGCCGCTTGATTTTCAAATCCGGCGGCAAAAGCGGTACGTTCCGGGGTGAATAG